A genomic segment from Janthinobacterium sp. 64 encodes:
- the tssF gene encoding type VI secretion system baseplate subunit TssF, translating to MEQLLPYYERELGLFRQYTREFSSRYPKAAGRLLIAGDTCEDPHVERLIQSVALLTARVAKRLDDAYPQFTHSLLDTLYPHYLRPFPSCSIVRIAADEAPGGGQLAQLVHIARGTVLRSQPVQGVACKFTSAYDVTLAPLAISRLHFSAIIDAPPGLRLPDGASALLSMQFTSSSDNYHLDQTGFASLRLFADGEPSVRAALLDALFLRGTGAYVALDDHSPWLAVDGTLLAPAGYADDDALIPISARSHPALRLLTEYFAFPEKFHFIDIAWSRLAALLPKQCRQFTLHLPLKGVRSDSHEARLLSGASRDNLLLGCTPVVNLFAKSGVPIRLTHTEPDYALLADATHAFAYDVHSIEAVTVVRKDEAGERLSTFMPLYASLQGAQAEHGQYWLARRDEAVAAISPGHEIRLSLIDPQFSPDSAACATVSTQLLCSNRDLPTQLHYGLPGGDLLAEDVPDGIPARFLRKPTPSMRFLADTHWRLITHLSLNYASLTQAGLGEFQKMLSLYDLPRSPTTQRLIQGIVTLEHGSTRAWMPTVPFPTLMPGIAIRLGIDEQAFVGSSIYIFAQVLQRYFALNSQLNCFSQLTLLSKRSGEELIRCPERSADATPA from the coding sequence GTGGAACAACTGCTGCCGTATTACGAGCGTGAGCTGGGCTTGTTTCGCCAGTACACGCGCGAGTTTTCCAGCCGCTATCCGAAAGCGGCCGGGCGCCTGCTGATCGCCGGCGACACCTGCGAAGATCCGCATGTCGAACGCCTGATCCAGTCCGTTGCCCTGCTCACTGCCAGGGTCGCCAAGCGCCTCGACGACGCCTATCCGCAATTTACGCATTCCCTGCTCGACACCCTGTACCCGCACTATCTGCGGCCGTTTCCTTCGTGCTCCATCGTGCGCATCGCTGCCGACGAAGCGCCGGGCGGCGGCCAGCTGGCCCAGCTTGTGCATATTGCGCGCGGTACGGTGCTGCGCTCGCAGCCGGTGCAAGGCGTGGCCTGCAAATTCACCAGCGCGTATGACGTGACCCTGGCGCCGCTGGCCATTTCTCGCCTGCATTTTTCAGCCATCATCGACGCGCCGCCCGGCCTGCGTCTGCCCGACGGCGCCAGCGCCTTGCTCAGCATGCAGTTCACCAGCAGCAGTGATAATTACCACCTGGACCAGACCGGCTTTGCCAGCCTGCGCCTGTTTGCCGATGGCGAACCGTCCGTGCGCGCGGCCCTGCTCGACGCCCTGTTCCTGCGCGGCACGGGCGCATACGTGGCGCTGGATGACCACAGCCCGTGGCTGGCCGTTGACGGCACCTTGCTGGCGCCGGCCGGCTATGCGGACGACGACGCGCTGATCCCCATTTCCGCCCGTTCCCACCCGGCCCTGCGCCTGCTGACCGAGTATTTCGCCTTTCCGGAAAAATTCCATTTCATCGATATCGCCTGGTCCCGGCTGGCGGCCCTGCTGCCGAAACAGTGCCGCCAGTTCACCCTGCACCTGCCCCTCAAGGGCGTGCGCAGCGACAGCCACGAAGCACGGCTCTTGTCCGGCGCCAGCCGCGACAACCTCTTGCTGGGATGTACGCCCGTCGTCAACCTGTTTGCCAAGTCCGGCGTGCCGATCCGCCTCACGCATACGGAGCCCGACTATGCGCTGCTGGCCGATGCCACGCATGCGTTTGCCTATGACGTTCACAGCATCGAGGCCGTCACCGTGGTGCGCAAGGACGAGGCCGGCGAGCGCCTGAGCACCTTTATGCCGCTGTATGCCTCGCTGCAAGGCGCGCAAGCCGAGCATGGACAATACTGGCTGGCGCGCCGCGACGAAGCCGTGGCGGCCATCAGCCCCGGCCATGAAATACGGTTGAGCCTGATCGACCCGCAGTTTTCCCCGGACAGCGCGGCCTGCGCCACCGTCTCGACGCAACTGCTGTGCAGCAACCGCGACTTGCCCACGCAGTTGCACTACGGCTTGCCCGGCGGCGACCTGCTAGCCGAAGACGTGCCCGACGGCATCCCCGCGCGCTTCCTGCGCAAGCCCACGCCCAGCATGCGCTTCCTGGCGGACACGCACTGGCGCCTCATTACGCACCTGTCGCTCAATTACGCCAGCCTGACGCAAGCGGGCCTTGGCGAATTCCAGAAAATGCTCAGCCTGTACGACCTGCCCCGTTCGCCCACCACGCAGCGCCTGATCCAGGGCATCGTTACGCTGGAGCACGGCAGCACGCGCGCGTGGATGCCGACCGTGCCGTTTCCCACCTTGATGCCCGGCATCGCCATCCGCCTGGGCATCGACGAGCAAGCCTTCGTCGGCAGCAGCATCTATATTTTCGCCCAGGTGCTGCAGCGCTACTTCGCCCTGAACAGCCAGCTCAACTGCTTTAGCCAACTGACGCTGCTGTCCAAGCGCAGCGGCGAGGAACTCATACGATGCCCGGAACGCAGCGCCGACGCCACCCCAGCGTGA
- a CDS encoding outer envelope protein, which produces MGATAQAAEWSDTALSWRAGSDYREPFNPDDIKKNIFAITHASGYKYGSNFVNLDFLMSDSKDPGALGKTSGAQEAYLVYRNTIDIGKVRGSDIKFGPVRGVGVTLGFDVNTKNDVGYNSRKRMLVAGPTLMWDVPGFFNTSLLLLRESNAPSGAFPPISQVTGRYTFKTHAMLTGAWGIPLSPLFSFEGFFNLIDSKGNDEVGRKTAVETNIDMQVMYDVGAALGSAKNTFRVGLEYQYWKNKFGNSPATTGNVGQTAKTPMIRAEYHF; this is translated from the coding sequence CTGGGAGCGACCGCCCAGGCTGCCGAATGGAGCGATACCGCGCTGAGCTGGCGCGCCGGCAGTGACTACCGCGAGCCCTTCAATCCCGATGACATCAAGAAAAACATCTTTGCCATCACGCACGCCAGCGGCTACAAATACGGCAGCAACTTCGTCAACCTCGATTTCCTCATGTCCGACAGCAAGGACCCTGGCGCGCTGGGCAAGACTTCCGGCGCGCAAGAGGCGTATCTGGTGTACCGCAACACCATCGACATCGGCAAGGTGCGCGGCAGCGACATCAAGTTCGGCCCCGTGCGCGGCGTCGGCGTCACCCTGGGCTTCGACGTCAACACGAAAAATGACGTCGGCTACAACTCGCGCAAGCGCATGCTGGTGGCCGGCCCGACGCTGATGTGGGACGTGCCCGGCTTCTTCAACACCAGCCTGCTGTTGCTGCGTGAAAGCAATGCCCCCAGCGGCGCCTTCCCGCCCATCTCGCAAGTGACGGGCCGCTACACGTTTAAAACGCATGCCATGCTGACGGGTGCCTGGGGCATTCCCCTGTCGCCACTGTTCTCGTTCGAAGGCTTCTTTAACCTCATCGACTCCAAAGGCAACGATGAAGTGGGACGCAAGACGGCGGTGGAAACGAATATCGACATGCAAGTGATGTACGACGTGGGCGCAGCCCTCGGCAGCGCCAAGAATACTTTCCGCGTGGGCCTGGAATACCAGTACTGGAAGAACAAGTTCGGCAACTCGCCCGCCACCACGGGCAATGTGGGCCAGACGGCGAAGACGCCGATGATACGCGCGGAGTACCATTTCTAA
- a CDS encoding ABC transporter ATP-binding protein produces the protein MTARLELHDISKRYPSVVANDGIHLTVAPGQIHAVLGENGAGKSTLMKIIYGAVQPDGGRILWNGREVEIANPSAARALGIAMVFQHFSLFDTLTVTENIALGLPAGTNMAELAQRIEDTARQYGLDLEPQRHVHTLSVGECQRVEIVRALLAKPQLLILDEPTSVLTPGAVEKLFTTLRQLAAEGCSILYISHKLDEIRALCHTCTVVRAGKNAGVCDPTQESAASLSRMMIGAEPPAVTRVARTPGAVMLSVRQLELPKSHPFATQLTDINFDVRAGEIVGIAGVSGNGQQELLAALSGEDMRAAPASIVLNGTPAGRLPPGRRRALGFGFVPEERLGRGAVPDMGLADNVLLSLQTPATIRHGFVLHHVIAQRAAAIIERFQVKAGGPQALARSLSGGNLQKYIVGREVMREPTVLVVAQPTWGVDVGAAAQIRAELLALRDAGCALLIVSEELDELFEISDRLLVMAKGKISPSLKVGEASVDLVGQWMSGLWPQEVVHG, from the coding sequence ATGACGGCACGTCTGGAATTACACGACATCAGCAAGCGCTATCCGTCCGTGGTGGCCAATGACGGCATCCACCTGACCGTGGCGCCCGGACAAATTCACGCCGTGCTCGGCGAAAACGGTGCCGGCAAATCGACCTTGATGAAAATCATCTATGGCGCCGTGCAACCCGATGGCGGGCGCATCCTGTGGAATGGCCGCGAGGTCGAGATCGCCAACCCGTCGGCCGCGCGCGCGCTGGGCATCGCCATGGTGTTCCAGCACTTTTCCCTGTTCGATACATTGACCGTGACGGAAAACATCGCCCTCGGTTTGCCCGCCGGCACCAACATGGCGGAACTGGCGCAGCGCATCGAAGACACGGCGCGCCAGTACGGCCTGGACCTGGAACCGCAGCGCCACGTGCACACGCTTTCCGTCGGCGAATGCCAGCGCGTGGAAATCGTGCGCGCCCTGCTGGCCAAGCCGCAACTGTTGATCCTCGATGAACCGACGTCCGTGCTGACGCCGGGCGCCGTGGAGAAACTGTTTACGACCTTGCGCCAGCTGGCGGCCGAAGGCTGCAGCATCCTGTACATCAGCCATAAGCTCGACGAAATCCGCGCCCTGTGCCATACCTGCACGGTGGTGCGCGCCGGCAAGAATGCGGGCGTGTGCGACCCCACTCAGGAATCAGCGGCCAGCCTGTCGCGCATGATGATCGGCGCCGAGCCGCCCGCCGTCACGCGCGTGGCGCGCACGCCCGGTGCCGTCATGCTGAGCGTGCGGCAGCTGGAGTTGCCGAAGAGCCACCCGTTTGCCACGCAGTTGACGGACATCAATTTCGACGTGCGCGCGGGCGAAATCGTCGGCATCGCGGGCGTGTCCGGCAATGGCCAGCAGGAATTGCTCGCTGCCCTGTCGGGCGAGGACATGCGCGCGGCCCCCGCCAGCATCGTGCTGAACGGCACGCCGGCGGGACGCTTGCCGCCGGGACGCCGGCGCGCCCTGGGCTTCGGCTTCGTGCCGGAGGAGCGGTTGGGGCGCGGTGCCGTGCCCGACATGGGGCTGGCCGACAACGTGTTGCTCAGCTTGCAGACCCCCGCCACCATCCGCCACGGCTTCGTGCTCCATCACGTCATCGCGCAGCGGGCGGCCGCCATCATCGAGCGCTTCCAGGTGAAGGCGGGCGGGCCGCAAGCGCTGGCGCGCAGCTTGTCTGGAGGAAATTTGCAGAAATACATAGTCGGCCGTGAAGTCATGCGCGAGCCCACCGTGCTGGTGGTGGCGCAGCCGACCTGGGGCGTGGACGTGGGCGCGGCCGCGCAAATCCGCGCCGAATTGCTGGCGCTGCGCGACGCCGGTTGCGCCTTGCTCATCGTGTCGGAGGAGCTCGACGAATTGTTCGAGATCAGCGACCGCTTGCTGGTGATGGCGAAAGGAAAAATTTCACCGTCGCTCAAGGTGGGCGAGGCCAGCGTAGATCTCGTTGGGCAATGGATGAGCGGGCTGTGGCCGCAGGAGGTAGTCCATGGCTAA
- a CDS encoding ABC transporter permease: MAKFALRLEARPTPSRLMSWLSPVLAVLLTVLCGALLFLALGHDPLAGLAVFFVEPLRDAHGWSELGIKVAPLLLIAVGLAICFRANIYNIGAEGQLTLGAICGGAAALYLDDGVGGATVIGVSLLAGMLGGMAWAGLVAWLRDRYNASEILVSLMLVYIAQLLLSYLVYGVLRDPEGFNFPQSKLLSDGLLLPMVISDTRLHVGIIFALLASLGGWLYLSRSISGFRLRVGGMAPAAARYAGFSSRKTLWSSLLICGALSGLAGACEVLGPMGQLTPTVSPGYGFAAIIVAFVGRLHPVGVIFSSFVMALFYIGGELAQSRLGLPSAITGVFQGILLFALLACDVLIQYKLRWRKHG; this comes from the coding sequence ATGGCTAAGTTCGCCTTGCGTCTGGAAGCCCGTCCTACACCATCGCGGCTGATGTCCTGGCTGTCGCCCGTGCTGGCCGTGCTGCTCACCGTGCTGTGCGGCGCTTTGCTGTTTCTTGCGCTGGGACACGATCCGCTGGCGGGACTGGCCGTCTTCTTCGTGGAACCCTTGCGCGACGCGCATGGCTGGTCCGAGCTGGGCATCAAGGTGGCGCCGCTGCTGTTGATCGCCGTGGGCCTGGCCATCTGCTTTCGCGCCAACATCTATAACATCGGCGCGGAAGGGCAACTGACCCTGGGCGCCATCTGCGGCGGCGCGGCGGCCCTGTACCTCGATGATGGCGTGGGCGGCGCGACCGTCATCGGCGTGTCCCTGCTGGCCGGTATGCTGGGCGGCATGGCGTGGGCAGGCCTGGTGGCGTGGCTGCGCGACCGCTACAACGCCAGCGAAATCCTCGTCTCGCTGATGCTGGTCTACATCGCCCAATTGCTGCTCAGCTATCTCGTGTATGGCGTGCTGCGCGACCCGGAAGGCTTCAATTTTCCGCAATCGAAACTGCTGTCCGATGGCTTGCTGTTGCCGATGGTCATCAGCGACACGCGCTTGCATGTGGGCATCATCTTCGCCTTGCTGGCCTCGCTGGGCGGCTGGCTGTATTTGTCGCGCAGTATTTCGGGTTTTCGCCTGCGCGTGGGCGGCATGGCGCCGGCCGCCGCGCGCTATGCGGGTTTTTCTTCGCGCAAGACCTTGTGGTCGTCCCTGCTGATCTGCGGCGCCCTGTCGGGCCTGGCGGGCGCCTGCGAAGTGCTGGGGCCGATGGGGCAGCTCACGCCCACGGTGTCGCCCGGCTACGGCTTTGCCGCCATCATCGTCGCTTTCGTCGGGCGCTTGCATCCGGTGGGCGTGATTTTTTCCAGCTTCGTCATGGCCCTGTTCTATATCGGCGGCGAACTGGCGCAATCGCGCCTGGGTCTGCCCAGCGCGATCACGGGCGTGTTCCAGGGCATCTTGCTGTTTGCCTTGCTCGCTTGCGACGTGCTGATCCAATACAAATTGCGCTGGAGAAAACATGGATAA
- a CDS encoding ABC transporter permease codes for MDNLALTIAPLIAASINAGTPLMLAALGLLVNEKAGVVNLGAEGMMLVSAITGFAVAVNTGSPTLGFLAGAGASMVLSGFFAWLTVWLGTNQYATGLALSLFGAGASTYIGLKYVGNSLQNGRFGIPFLEDIPVLGPALFRQHPMVYLSLLLCLAIAWFLYRTRAGLVLRAVGESPASAHALGYPVRRIRLAAVLFGGACCGLAGAFLSLVYTPLWVEGMVAGRGWIALALTTFATWRPARVVGGAYLFGGITILTFHAQALGVPIASQLLSMLPYLAAIVVLVLISSNANYIKLNMPASLGKNFNPGN; via the coding sequence ATGGATAACCTGGCCCTGACGATAGCGCCCTTGATCGCCGCCAGCATCAATGCGGGCACGCCGCTGATGCTCGCCGCCCTCGGTTTATTGGTGAATGAAAAGGCGGGCGTGGTGAACCTGGGCGCGGAAGGCATGATGCTGGTGTCGGCCATCACGGGCTTTGCCGTGGCCGTCAACACGGGCAGCCCCACCCTGGGCTTCCTGGCGGGGGCGGGCGCCAGCATGGTGCTGTCCGGCTTCTTTGCCTGGCTGACCGTGTGGCTGGGCACGAACCAGTACGCGACGGGCCTGGCTTTATCGCTGTTCGGCGCGGGCGCGTCCACGTATATCGGCTTGAAGTATGTGGGCAACAGCTTGCAGAACGGCCGCTTTGGCATCCCGTTCCTGGAAGACATTCCCGTGCTGGGCCCGGCCCTGTTCCGCCAGCATCCGATGGTGTATCTGTCGCTGCTGCTGTGCCTGGCCATCGCCTGGTTTTTGTACCGCACGCGGGCGGGACTGGTGCTGCGCGCCGTGGGCGAGTCGCCCGCGTCCGCGCATGCGCTCGGCTACCCCGTGCGGCGCATCCGCCTGGCGGCCGTGCTGTTCGGCGGCGCCTGCTGCGGCCTGGCCGGCGCCTTCTTGTCGCTCGTGTACACGCCGCTGTGGGTCGAGGGCATGGTGGCGGGGCGCGGATGGATCGCGCTGGCGCTGACCACGTTTGCCACCTGGCGCCCGGCGCGCGTGGTGGGCGGCGCCTATCTGTTTGGCGGCATCACGATTCTGACCTTCCATGCGCAGGCGCTGGGCGTGCCGATTGCCTCGCAGCTGCTGTCGATGCTGCCATATCTGGCGGCCATCGTCGTGCTCGTGCTCATTTCCAGCAATGCCAATTACATCAAGCTCAACATGCCCGCTTCGCTGGGGAAAAATTTCAATCCCGGAAATTAA
- a CDS encoding BMP family ABC transporter substrate-binding protein, whose protein sequence is MSKKLLCAAVCGATLMSSMPAMAAAPAAAPLNVGFVYISPIGDAGWTTQHDQARKEMEKALGNKITTKFVENVPESADAERVIRDLAQTGSKLVITTSFGYMNPTLKVAKQFPNVKFIHLTGYKTAVNVANTNARFYEGRYLAGVLAGKMSKTHVAGYVAAFPIPEVLQGVNAFTRGMRSVDPKAEVKVVWVNSWFDPGKERDAAITLIGQGADVVTHHTDSTAVVQAAEEKGKYAIAYHSDMKKYGPKAQLAAVTHHWGEYYTKQAQAVLDGTWKSSSTWGGIKDGMVKLEGINAAVPADVKQFVLAREKDLVAGKLNPFSAPIKDNDGKVRLDKGVLDDAALTKMDYFVEGVAGKVSGK, encoded by the coding sequence ATGTCCAAGAAATTACTGTGCGCCGCCGTTTGCGGTGCCACGCTGATGTCCTCCATGCCTGCCATGGCCGCCGCGCCCGCCGCCGCTCCATTGAACGTCGGTTTTGTTTACATCAGCCCCATCGGCGACGCGGGCTGGACCACCCAGCATGACCAGGCGCGCAAGGAAATGGAAAAGGCGCTGGGCAACAAGATCACCACCAAGTTTGTGGAAAACGTGCCGGAGAGCGCCGATGCCGAGCGCGTGATCCGCGACCTGGCGCAAACGGGCAGCAAGCTGGTCATCACGACTTCGTTCGGTTACATGAATCCCACCTTGAAAGTGGCGAAGCAATTTCCTAATGTGAAGTTCATCCACCTGACTGGCTACAAGACGGCCGTCAACGTGGCCAACACGAATGCCCGTTTCTACGAGGGCCGCTACCTGGCCGGCGTGTTGGCAGGCAAGATGAGCAAAACGCATGTGGCCGGTTACGTGGCGGCGTTCCCCATCCCGGAAGTGTTGCAGGGCGTTAACGCCTTCACGCGCGGCATGCGCAGCGTCGACCCGAAGGCGGAAGTGAAAGTGGTGTGGGTCAATAGCTGGTTCGACCCGGGCAAGGAGCGCGACGCGGCCATTACCCTGATCGGCCAGGGCGCCGACGTGGTCACCCACCACACGGACTCGACCGCCGTGGTGCAGGCGGCGGAAGAGAAGGGCAAGTATGCGATCGCCTACCACTCGGACATGAAAAAGTACGGACCGAAGGCGCAGCTGGCCGCCGTCACCCACCATTGGGGCGAGTACTATACGAAGCAGGCGCAAGCTGTGCTGGACGGTACGTGGAAGTCCAGCAGCACCTGGGGCGGCATCAAGGATGGCATGGTCAAGCTGGAAGGCATCAACGCCGCCGTGCCTGCGGACGTGAAACAGTTTGTATTGGCGCGTGAGAAAGACTTGGTTGCTGGTAAGCTCAATCCTTTCAGCGCGCCGATCAAGGATAACGATGGCAAGGTGCGCCTGGACAAAGGCGTGCTGGACGATGCGGCGCTGACGAAGATGGATTATTTTGTCGAAGGCGTGGCAGGGAAAGTTTCCGGAAAGTAA
- a CDS encoding HDOD domain-containing protein has protein sequence MDRLEVFKIIALQASKGELTFPANVKATLKLQEALDDPDCHIEAAARMVMAEPLLSARVVALANSAAYNRSGNEIANVRAAVSRLGFATLKSMVASVIVRQLGSQITDPQLRAKGARLWEHTAHVAALSQVIARKVTHVDVETAMFAAIVHEVGGFYLLSRAEEYPGLLDDNTEDWIEYGEKLIGRGVLRQLQVPDMVLQAVEGMWHGGSPFPPRTLGATLVLANDLSPVGSPLHPPESAERRLAAAKIDFGIGGSTLHTILEESAEEIESLAAALLV, from the coding sequence ATGGACAGACTGGAAGTATTCAAGATTATCGCGCTGCAAGCGAGCAAGGGCGAGCTGACGTTCCCCGCCAACGTCAAGGCCACCTTGAAGCTGCAGGAAGCGCTGGACGACCCCGATTGCCATATCGAAGCGGCCGCCCGCATGGTCATGGCCGAGCCGCTGCTGTCGGCGCGGGTCGTGGCCTTGGCCAACTCGGCCGCCTACAACCGTTCCGGCAATGAAATCGCCAATGTGCGCGCAGCCGTTTCGCGGCTGGGCTTTGCCACCTTGAAATCGATGGTGGCGTCCGTCATCGTGCGCCAGCTGGGCAGCCAGATTACCGACCCGCAATTGCGCGCCAAGGGGGCCAGACTGTGGGAGCACACGGCCCACGTGGCGGCACTGAGCCAGGTCATCGCGCGCAAAGTCACGCACGTGGACGTGGAAACGGCCATGTTCGCCGCCATCGTGCACGAGGTGGGCGGCTTTTATCTGCTGTCGCGCGCCGAGGAATATCCTGGCTTGCTCGACGACAACACGGAAGACTGGATCGAATACGGCGAAAAACTGATCGGCCGCGGCGTGCTGCGCCAGCTGCAAGTACCGGACATGGTCTTGCAGGCCGTGGAAGGTATGTGGCACGGCGGCAGCCCGTTCCCGCCCCGCACCTTGGGCGCGACCCTGGTGCTGGCCAACGATCTGTCACCCGTCGGCTCGCCCCTGCACCCGCCGGAAAGCGCCGAGCGGCGCCTGGCGGCGGCGAAGATCGACTTCGGGATAGGCGGCAGCACCCTGCACACGATACTCGAGGAATCGGCCGAAGAGATCGAATCGCTGGCGGCGGCCCTGCTGGTCTGA
- a CDS encoding M28 family peptidase has product MQKLFSSLTLTALAFSAHAATGLPVVQEAPLRAHLAFLSNDLLEGRGTGQRGADLTVAYLETQAQMAGLRPVRGNSYRQSVQIAGVKSLPAESSLQALAGGKTVPLAFGPDWVWATGDSVAAHTFDAPLVFVGYGITAPEEGWNDFKGTDVKNKIVVMMVNDPQPTAGDPNRFAGKALTYYGRWTYKFEEAKRQGAAGVLLIHTKPSASYDWSVVQNSWSGSERFQLADRTVGTPLQGWIAEDAARRLFAAGGQDLDALRAQAESKDFKAVALNAKLSGDMKSIVRKVEQFNIAGMVPGTDPTLKEEAVIYSGHWDHLGKQGEGDEKAGDTIYNGAVDNASGTAGLLAMAQEAVKKPAKRTQIFLWVAAEEQGLLGSAAYAADPLWPLNKTAAALNLDSLNFVGATHDIGAQGSERTELGAMAAATAKAMGMHIAQARPDLAGGYFRSDHFSFAKAGVPAFSINGGREYVKDVAESKAKAAAYGPRYHQVTDEYDASWDLSGMTQQAQFTLNLGQAVANAAKMPAWKAGDAFGKAREQAGAKSAM; this is encoded by the coding sequence ATGCAGAAGCTGTTTTCTTCCCTGACCTTGACTGCGCTGGCGTTTTCCGCGCACGCCGCTACCGGTTTGCCCGTGGTACAGGAAGCGCCCCTGCGCGCCCACCTGGCCTTCCTGTCCAACGATTTGCTGGAAGGCAGGGGCACGGGCCAACGGGGCGCCGACCTGACGGTGGCCTACCTGGAAACCCAGGCGCAGATGGCCGGTTTGCGTCCCGTGCGCGGCAACAGCTACCGCCAGAGCGTGCAGATCGCCGGCGTGAAGTCGCTGCCTGCCGAGAGCAGCCTGCAGGCGCTGGCCGGCGGTAAAACCGTGCCGCTGGCGTTTGGTCCGGACTGGGTCTGGGCCACGGGCGACTCCGTTGCCGCGCACACCTTCGATGCGCCGCTGGTCTTCGTCGGCTACGGCATCACGGCGCCGGAAGAGGGCTGGAACGATTTCAAGGGGACCGATGTCAAAAACAAGATCGTCGTCATGATGGTCAACGACCCGCAGCCGACCGCTGGCGATCCGAATCGCTTTGCCGGCAAGGCGCTGACCTATTACGGCCGCTGGACGTATAAATTCGAGGAAGCCAAACGCCAGGGCGCCGCTGGCGTCTTGCTGATCCACACGAAACCGTCGGCCTCGTACGACTGGAGCGTGGTACAGAACAGCTGGAGCGGCAGCGAACGCTTCCAGTTGGCGGACCGCACTGTCGGCACTCCCCTGCAGGGCTGGATCGCGGAAGACGCGGCGCGCCGCCTGTTTGCGGCCGGTGGGCAAGACCTGGACGCCTTGCGCGCGCAAGCGGAAAGCAAGGACTTCAAGGCCGTCGCATTGAATGCCAAGTTGTCGGGCGACATGAAGTCCATCGTGCGCAAGGTGGAACAGTTCAATATCGCCGGCATGGTGCCGGGCACGGACCCGACACTGAAAGAGGAAGCCGTCATCTACAGCGGCCACTGGGACCACCTGGGCAAGCAAGGCGAGGGTGACGAAAAAGCGGGAGATACGATCTACAACGGCGCCGTCGACAACGCCTCGGGCACGGCCGGCCTGCTGGCCATGGCGCAGGAAGCCGTGAAAAAGCCGGCCAAGCGCACGCAGATCTTCCTGTGGGTGGCGGCTGAAGAGCAGGGTTTATTGGGCAGCGCCGCGTATGCGGCCGACCCGCTGTGGCCCCTGAACAAGACGGCGGCCGCGCTGAATCTCGATAGCCTGAACTTCGTCGGTGCCACGCACGACATCGGCGCGCAGGGCAGCGAGCGCACGGAACTGGGCGCCATGGCGGCGGCAACTGCCAAAGCCATGGGCATGCATATTGCCCAGGCGCGTCCCGACCTGGCCGGCGGCTATTTCCGCAGCGACCATTTCAGCTTTGCCAAGGCGGGCGTGCCCGCGTTTTCCATCAATGGAGGACGCGAGTACGTCAAGGATGTGGCAGAGTCGAAAGCCAAGGCGGCTGCCTATGGCCCCCGCTACCATCAAGTCACCGATGAGTACGATGCCAGCTGGGATTTGTCCGGCATGACGCAGCAGGCGCAATTTACCTTGAACCTGGGGCAAGCCGTGGCCAACGCGGCGAAAATGCCGGCCTGGAAGGCGGGCGATGCGTTTGGCAAGGCGCGCGAGCAGGCCGGCGCCAAGTCAGCCATGTAA
- a CDS encoding zinc-dependent alcohol dehydrogenase family protein, with amino-acid sequence MKAWLLQDFGLNNLKMAEVPTPVPQAGELLVKVGAVSLNFRDKAIVDGIYEPHMVPKPLIPVSDAAGVVVAVGAGVSRFKVGERVNSHLYSRWIDGPPGPNEPDYCFGSPLPGGLAEFMIIHEDSAVRAPDMMSDAEAATLPIAALTAWYTLMDVGNLQPGQTVLVQGTGGVSIFAAQIALAHGARVIATSSSDANLARIKALGVTDGINYRTFPQWEQKVLELTDGKGVDITIDVAGGDGLNQSVAATKAAGVIAQVGFLTGQTTALKLMPLIFRQTTIRGIAVAPRTSFDRMNPFLDKHNIKPVIEHVYAFEEAVQAYEHLSRGAFGKVVIQVAG; translated from the coding sequence ATGAAAGCATGGCTGTTACAGGATTTCGGCTTGAACAATTTGAAGATGGCAGAGGTGCCGACACCCGTGCCGCAGGCGGGCGAGTTGCTGGTGAAGGTGGGCGCCGTTTCGCTCAATTTCCGCGACAAGGCGATTGTCGACGGCATCTACGAGCCGCACATGGTGCCGAAACCCCTGATTCCCGTTTCCGACGCCGCCGGCGTGGTGGTAGCCGTGGGCGCCGGCGTGAGCCGTTTCAAGGTGGGCGAGCGCGTCAATTCGCATTTGTATTCGCGCTGGATCGACGGCCCGCCAGGCCCCAACGAACCCGACTATTGCTTCGGTTCGCCGTTGCCGGGCGGCTTGGCCGAATTCATGATCATCCATGAAGACAGCGCCGTCCGGGCGCCGGACATGATGAGCGACGCCGAGGCAGCCACGCTGCCCATCGCCGCCCTCACCGCCTGGTATACGCTGATGGATGTGGGCAACTTACAGCCGGGCCAGACAGTGCTGGTGCAAGGCACGGGCGGCGTGTCGATCTTTGCCGCGCAGATCGCCCTGGCGCACGGCGCGCGCGTCATCGCCACCTCCAGCAGCGATGCCAACCTGGCCAGGATCAAGGCGCTGGGCGTCACGGACGGCATCAACTATCGGACGTTTCCGCAATGGGAACAGAAGGTGCTGGAATTGACGGACGGCAAAGGCGTCGACATCACCATCGACGTGGCCGGCGGCGATGGCCTGAACCAGTCCGTTGCCGCCACCAAGGCGGCTGGAGTGATCGCGCAGGTCGGTTTCCTGACGGGACAGACCACGGCGCTGAAACTGATGCCGCTCATCTTCCGCCAGACAACGATACGCGGCATCGCCGTGGCGCCGCGCACCTCGTTCGACCGCATGAACCCGTTCCTGGACAAGCACAACATCAAGCCCGTGATCGAGCATGTGTATGCGTTCGAGGAAGCAGTGCAAGCCTATGAGCACCTGTCGCGCGGCGCCTTCGGCAAGGTCGTCATCCAGGTCGCCGGCTAA